From the Amycolatopsis thermoflava N1165 genome, one window contains:
- a CDS encoding ABC transporter substrate-binding protein, translating into MKTASITAAAAVLALALTACGGGAGSTTVDGGTFTLVSAGDPGSLDPHFTALSVTIQADRFLYDTLVNIDPGGNMVAGLAEKWEGDTTTAKYTLRKGITCSDGTPLTASQVADNINFVSDPANGSASLGLYVMPGATATGDDAAGTVTVTSPTPDSFLVRDIGGLFIVCGKGMADRGLLKQGADGTGMFTLTEAVAGDHYTLTRRKDYAWGPGDWKTDTRGLPDTVVIRVVGNEITAANLLASRQVNAATVLGPDQQRLRGMGLTAHDIESPFGELWFNQRAGMPGADVAVRRALTQALDLGQLGQVLTSGTGRAPKSLLAPGLGPCGGDTISGLLPVSDPAAAKSALDSAGWVAGPDGVRAKEGKPLALTFYYPSTLGSTMQAAAELVQQRWSAVGAQVTVKGMTDTETMQVLTQGGWDAAFVPLGVFLPSQLVPFFSGSGGNNFAAVQNPAYDAAVQQAAALAGADGCGKWGEAEQALVRELNVVPFVNSVRPTFVQGATLETSQGSITPTSIRMLG; encoded by the coding sequence ATGAAGACCGCTTCGATCACGGCCGCGGCCGCCGTGCTGGCGCTGGCGCTGACCGCCTGCGGCGGCGGCGCCGGGTCGACCACTGTGGACGGTGGCACGTTCACGCTGGTCTCGGCAGGCGACCCCGGCAGCCTCGACCCGCACTTCACCGCGCTGTCGGTGACCATCCAGGCCGACCGGTTCCTCTACGACACGCTCGTGAACATCGACCCGGGCGGCAACATGGTCGCCGGGCTCGCGGAGAAGTGGGAAGGCGACACCACCACCGCGAAGTACACGCTGCGCAAGGGCATCACCTGCTCGGACGGGACCCCGCTGACCGCGTCGCAGGTCGCCGACAACATCAACTTCGTCAGCGACCCGGCCAACGGCTCCGCCTCGCTGGGCCTCTACGTGATGCCCGGGGCGACGGCCACCGGTGACGACGCGGCGGGCACCGTCACGGTCACCAGCCCGACCCCGGACTCGTTCCTCGTCCGTGACATCGGCGGGCTGTTCATCGTCTGCGGCAAGGGGATGGCCGACCGCGGACTGCTCAAGCAGGGCGCCGACGGCACCGGGATGTTCACCCTGACCGAGGCCGTCGCAGGCGACCACTACACGCTCACGCGGCGCAAGGACTACGCCTGGGGGCCCGGCGACTGGAAGACCGACACGCGCGGACTGCCCGACACCGTCGTGATCCGGGTCGTCGGCAACGAGATCACCGCCGCGAACCTGCTGGCGTCCAGGCAGGTCAACGCGGCCACCGTGCTCGGCCCCGACCAGCAGCGGCTGCGCGGCATGGGCCTGACCGCACACGACATCGAATCGCCGTTCGGCGAGCTGTGGTTCAACCAGCGTGCCGGGATGCCCGGCGCGGACGTCGCGGTGCGGCGGGCCCTGACCCAGGCGCTCGACCTCGGCCAGCTCGGCCAGGTCCTCACCAGCGGGACCGGCCGCGCGCCGAAGAGCCTCCTCGCGCCCGGGCTCGGCCCGTGCGGCGGCGACACCATCAGCGGGCTGCTGCCCGTCTCCGACCCGGCCGCCGCGAAGTCCGCTTTGGACAGCGCGGGCTGGGTCGCGGGCCCGGACGGCGTGCGCGCCAAGGAGGGCAAGCCGCTGGCGCTCACCTTCTACTACCCGTCGACGCTCGGCTCCACCATGCAGGCGGCCGCCGAACTGGTTCAGCAGCGCTGGTCCGCGGTCGGCGCGCAGGTCACCGTCAAGGGCATGACCGACACCGAGACCATGCAGGTCCTCACGCAGGGCGGCTGGGACGCGGCGTTCGTGCCGCTCGGGGTCTTCCTGCCCTCCCAGCTCGTCCCGTTCTTCTCCGGCAGCGGCGGCAACAACTTCGCCGCGGTGCAGAACCCCGCCTACGACGCGGCGGTCCAGCAGGCCGCGGCGCTCGCCGGCGCCGACGGCTGCGGCAAGTGGGGCGAAGCCGAGCAGGCGCTGGTGCGGGAGCTCAACGTGGTGCCGTTCGTCAACTCGGTGCGGCCCACGTTCGTGCAGGGCGCCACGCTCGAGACGAGCCAGGGCAGCATCACCCCGACCTCGATCCGGATGCTCGGCTGA
- a CDS encoding ABC transporter permease gives MTTAIRPAGLGDNVWFRFAVRRLARVLVSVWVLLTAAFGMIHLIPGDPVRAALGPTAAPELVAARRAALGLDDPLWQQYLHYLGNLFTGDLGTSLGSGLPVAQVIGDRLPATLEIAGYAFLLAVAVAIPAGTVMAVLTRGGKRRTTELAFTSATAVLAAIPEFLIAVGLVFVFGVSLGWLPVAGRSGPESYLLPVLALAAGPAAVLARITRVEMLAELRADHIRTARSKRLPASWIYLRHALPNALTATLTLGGLLLSAMVAGTVLVENVFAWPGLGSTIVQSILAKDYPLVQGVVLVYGLGVLLVNLLVDVALALLDPRSAIRESITGADQG, from the coding sequence GTGACCACCGCGATCCGCCCGGCCGGACTGGGTGACAACGTCTGGTTCCGGTTCGCCGTGCGGCGGCTGGCCAGGGTGCTGGTGTCGGTCTGGGTCCTGCTCACCGCCGCGTTCGGGATGATCCACCTCATCCCGGGCGACCCGGTGCGGGCCGCGCTCGGGCCGACCGCCGCGCCGGAACTCGTCGCGGCCCGCCGGGCCGCGCTCGGCCTGGACGACCCGTTGTGGCAGCAGTACCTGCACTACCTCGGGAACCTGTTCACCGGCGATCTCGGCACCTCGCTCGGCTCCGGCCTGCCGGTCGCGCAGGTGATCGGCGACCGGCTGCCCGCCACGCTGGAGATCGCGGGGTACGCGTTCCTCCTCGCCGTCGCGGTGGCGATCCCGGCAGGCACGGTGATGGCGGTGCTCACCCGCGGCGGGAAGCGGCGGACGACCGAGCTCGCGTTCACCTCCGCCACCGCTGTCCTGGCCGCGATCCCGGAGTTCCTCATCGCGGTGGGCCTGGTGTTCGTGTTCGGGGTCAGCCTCGGGTGGCTGCCGGTGGCCGGGCGGTCCGGACCGGAGTCCTACCTGCTGCCGGTGCTGGCGCTGGCCGCCGGACCGGCCGCGGTGCTGGCCCGGATCACCCGGGTGGAGATGCTCGCCGAGCTGCGCGCCGACCACATCCGCACCGCCCGGTCCAAGCGGCTCCCGGCCAGCTGGATCTACCTGCGGCACGCGTTGCCGAACGCGCTGACGGCGACCCTGACGCTGGGCGGGCTGCTGCTCAGCGCGATGGTCGCGGGGACGGTGCTGGTGGAGAACGTGTTCGCCTGGCCGGGCCTCGGCAGCACCATCGTGCAGTCCATCCTCGCCAAGGACTACCCGCTGGTGCAGGGCGTGGTGCTCGTCTACGGCCTCGGGGTGCTGCTGGTGAACCTCCTCGTCGACGTGGCGCTCGCGCTGCTCGACCCGCGCTCGGCGATCAGGGAGAGCATCACAGGAGCCGACCAGGGCTAG
- a CDS encoding multiprotein-bridging factor 1 family protein → MQRGWSCDELAKQLRRSVTDAGDGTPGVNGDVVRRWESGDRRPDPLYKKHLVLVFGKPAAELGLLTPEEMALRPSPELSANVDDPVDRRLVGELVKRVMLEMMGGGPQFGRELFLKGVFGMSLAPLAASGREIPDSIETLAEGRGNRLDPRMVEAYSAVTASHRQMYWDSSASDLLPSVVAHAGQGVRKLQAVSDVEVPGARHLAAAVAEEALIAAPLTFFDLADAVRAEQFFDTAENAAKASRDHALVAAVLAHRAFVPGFAQDKQGTQQYLDEAYAHVPRGAGPLLRSWLHCVGAEVPARTGQVQASLGHVRAAEDALVSDGSDPTWLDYFDSSRLDGFAGNALLLAGQHRAAADRLEAALSADTSDKQRGVLLFDLANAQASFDAESAAATAGRACDEAMATRYGMAAQRAVEVRDALSATRYVAELEERLNALEVPAISEA, encoded by the coding sequence GTGCAGCGTGGATGGAGTTGCGACGAGCTCGCCAAGCAGCTCAGGCGCAGTGTCACGGACGCGGGCGACGGAACGCCGGGCGTCAACGGGGACGTAGTTCGCCGGTGGGAGTCCGGCGACCGCCGACCGGACCCTCTGTACAAGAAGCACCTCGTTCTGGTCTTCGGTAAGCCCGCAGCCGAGCTTGGCCTGTTGACTCCCGAGGAAATGGCGCTTCGCCCCAGCCCGGAGCTGTCCGCGAACGTCGATGATCCTGTCGACCGACGCCTGGTCGGCGAGTTGGTGAAGAGGGTGATGCTGGAGATGATGGGCGGCGGGCCTCAGTTCGGCCGCGAGCTGTTTCTGAAAGGCGTTTTCGGGATGAGCCTGGCGCCGTTGGCGGCCAGCGGACGTGAGATCCCGGACTCGATCGAAACACTCGCCGAGGGTCGCGGCAACCGCCTGGATCCTCGCATGGTCGAAGCGTACTCCGCGGTCACCGCCTCTCATCGCCAAATGTACTGGGACAGTTCGGCCTCCGATCTGCTGCCGTCGGTGGTCGCACACGCAGGGCAGGGCGTCCGCAAGCTTCAAGCGGTAAGTGATGTCGAGGTGCCCGGCGCCCGTCATCTCGCCGCGGCGGTCGCCGAAGAAGCCTTGATCGCGGCGCCACTCACCTTCTTCGACTTGGCAGATGCCGTTCGAGCAGAGCAGTTCTTCGACACGGCCGAAAACGCCGCGAAAGCCTCGCGTGATCACGCTCTGGTTGCCGCTGTGCTCGCGCACAGAGCGTTCGTCCCTGGGTTCGCGCAGGACAAGCAAGGTACACAGCAGTACCTGGACGAAGCGTACGCACATGTCCCCCGTGGTGCGGGGCCGTTGCTGCGCTCGTGGCTGCACTGCGTCGGCGCCGAAGTCCCAGCGCGTACCGGTCAGGTGCAGGCCAGCCTCGGTCATGTCCGCGCCGCCGAGGACGCCCTCGTGAGCGACGGCTCGGATCCGACGTGGCTTGACTACTTCGACTCCTCGCGGCTCGACGGGTTCGCGGGCAATGCGCTCTTGCTGGCGGGTCAACATCGCGCGGCAGCCGATCGGCTCGAAGCCGCCTTGAGCGCCGACACATCGGACAAGCAGCGGGGTGTCCTGCTCTTCGACCTCGCCAATGCACAGGCGTCGTTCGACGCCGAATCTGCGGCCGCAACGGCGGGCCGAGCTTGCGATGAGGCGATGGCGACGCGCTACGGCATGGCGGCGCAGCGCGCGGTCGAGGTGCGAGACGCCCTGAGTGCCACGCGCTACGTCGCCGAGTTGGAGGAGAGGCTCAACGCTCTCGAAGTTCCTGCGATCAGCGAAGCTTGA
- a CDS encoding HAD family hydrolase → MRVGLAGNQTARAEQILKALALPVDVIGTSDSWGVEKPSVAFFSRVIEEAGVPAASVLYVGDRLDNDVKPAQQVGIATALVRRGPWGNNRRDPVVEEQCLFSLDGLHQLPALVREYNATRG, encoded by the coding sequence ATACGAGTCGGCCTGGCCGGGAACCAGACCGCACGAGCGGAGCAAATCCTCAAGGCGTTGGCCCTACCGGTCGATGTGATCGGCACGTCCGACAGCTGGGGCGTAGAGAAACCCTCCGTTGCCTTCTTCAGCCGCGTGATTGAGGAAGCTGGCGTGCCGGCTGCCTCCGTTCTGTATGTCGGCGACCGGTTGGACAACGATGTCAAGCCGGCACAGCAGGTCGGCATCGCAACCGCCCTGGTCCGCCGCGGCCCCTGGGGGAACAATCGTCGGGACCCCGTGGTGGAGGAGCAGTGTTTGTTCTCGCTGGACGGCTTGCACCAGCTCCCAGCTCTTGTCCGCGAGTACAACGCGACGCGCGGGTGA
- a CDS encoding 3-oxoacid CoA-transferase subunit A — protein MAVDKVVPSAEAAIAGIGDGATVMISGFGPPGQPDLLIQALLESDVTDLTVINNNAGAGGKAISELFAAKRVRKVICSFPKAIGSTVFDELYLAGEIELELVPQGTLAERIRAAGAGVAGFYTPTGYGTELAEGKEVRVLDGRPCVFERPLVADFALVRAYRADAHGNLVYRKTGRNFGPLMAAAAEVTIAEVGGIVPVGALDPEVIVTPGIYVDRVVLAAEGDR, from the coding sequence GTGGCGGTAGACAAAGTCGTCCCCTCGGCCGAGGCGGCCATCGCCGGCATCGGCGACGGTGCCACGGTGATGATCAGCGGGTTCGGGCCGCCCGGCCAGCCGGATCTGCTCATCCAGGCCCTGCTCGAGTCAGACGTCACGGACCTGACTGTGATCAACAACAACGCCGGGGCGGGCGGTAAGGCGATCTCGGAGCTGTTCGCCGCCAAGCGGGTGCGCAAGGTGATCTGTTCGTTCCCCAAAGCCATCGGATCGACCGTGTTCGACGAGCTGTACCTCGCCGGGGAGATCGAGCTGGAGCTGGTGCCCCAGGGCACGCTGGCGGAACGCATCCGGGCCGCCGGTGCGGGCGTGGCGGGGTTCTACACGCCGACCGGCTACGGCACCGAGCTGGCCGAGGGCAAGGAAGTCCGGGTTCTGGACGGCCGTCCGTGCGTGTTCGAACGGCCGCTCGTCGCCGACTTCGCGTTGGTGCGCGCGTACCGGGCCGACGCGCACGGCAACCTCGTCTACCGCAAGACGGGCCGCAACTTCGGGCCGCTGATGGCCGCCGCCGCCGAAGTCACGATCGCGGAGGTGGGTGGCATCGTCCCGGTCGGGGCACTCGATCCGGAGGTCATCGTGACGCCGGGAATCTACGTCGACCGGGTGGTTCTCGCAGCGGAGGGGGATCGATGA
- a CDS encoding 3-oxoacid CoA-transferase subunit B gives MSWSRHEIAARAARDIPDGAYVNLGIGMPTLVADHVPEGKQFILHTENGMLGMGRAATEDEIDPDLINAGKIHVTEEPGAAYFDHAESFGMIRGGHLSYCVIGAYQVSQDGDLANWRTTSPTVIPGVGGAMDLAVGARHVFVAMDLFTRSGECKLVKTCTYPLTATRCVERVYSDHGVFEPSPDGFRVVELAEGVEIDDLRQRSGLDLIDTVPGATGKGTS, from the coding sequence ATGAGCTGGTCTCGGCACGAAATCGCGGCCAGGGCGGCCCGGGACATCCCGGACGGCGCCTACGTGAACCTGGGGATCGGCATGCCGACACTGGTCGCCGACCACGTTCCCGAAGGCAAGCAGTTCATCCTCCACACCGAGAACGGCATGCTGGGGATGGGACGCGCGGCGACGGAGGACGAGATCGACCCCGACCTCATCAACGCGGGCAAGATCCACGTCACCGAGGAGCCCGGTGCCGCCTACTTCGACCACGCCGAGTCCTTCGGCATGATCCGCGGCGGCCACCTGAGCTACTGCGTGATCGGTGCCTACCAGGTGTCGCAGGACGGTGACCTCGCCAACTGGCGGACGACGTCGCCCACGGTCATCCCCGGTGTCGGCGGCGCGATGGACCTTGCGGTGGGCGCCCGGCACGTCTTCGTGGCGATGGACCTGTTCACCCGCTCCGGAGAGTGCAAGCTCGTCAAGACGTGCACCTATCCGCTGACGGCGACGCGGTGCGTCGAGCGGGTCTACAGCGATCACGGGGTCTTCGAGCCGTCTCCGGACGGGTTCCGCGTCGTCGAACTCGCTGAGGGCGTCGAGATCGACGATCTTCGTCAGCGCAGCGGTCTCGACCTCATCGACACCGTGCCGGGCGCGACCGGGAAAGGAACATCATGA